The Novipirellula aureliae sequence AAGCGGTACGGAATCACCGCCAAGCGTACGACGGTGCCGTTCGGCCAACGACTCCAGATCGATCGCTTCTTTCCCCAAGCATTTTTCGAGTGCTTCTTGCCAGGCGGTATCGGACGCGACGGGATGGTTCTTGTCTTGCATCATTCGCTTGATCGCAAAACGCAATAGATTGATACCATCCCTCGGCGAAAAATCGAGTTTCAGTTCATGCGAATGCTGCAAAAACTCGACCGTCATTGCCAACATTTCAGCCTTCGCAAACGGCAGGTGGTATTGTAGGATCGCCATCTCGTCTTGCTTATTCGGAAACCCAACCGCCAAGGTTGGTTGCAACCGACTCATGATATAATCGGGGATTTCGAATGTCGATTCATCTTGGTTCATCGTGACCGCCGAGCGAAATTCCTTGGCAGCATGGATTGTAATCCCGGCAACGATCGACTCGACGTAACGACGACCGTCCAACAGCGGTGCAAGCGACGCCCATGACTTTTCATTCATCCGGTTACCCTCATCGAGCACGCAAACGCCGCCAAGCAACATCGCCGTAACCAGTGGCGACGCGTGATAAGCGATTGTACCGTTTTGACTTAGCACGGGCGTAACGAGCAAATCTTCGGGCCGCGTATCGGCCGTGCATTGATAGATGAATAACGGACGTTTCTGAGCTTGAGCAGCCGCAATCGCCAACTGGGTTTTGCCGACGCCGGGAGGACCGGTTAGACGAGGGGTCAACGGCAAATCGGAATCATCAATGGTGATCCAACATGCCAACAACTGCATCAATATCTCTCGTTGACCAATCCATTGCCCCGGAGCTTCATAGGGGTGCGATAGTTTCAGTCGAACACCATCGACGTCAACATATCCGTCGCCGAGATCTCCATGGGAATCGTGACTGATACCGGCTGGGTTTTCGTTCTCGTTCAATTTACTCACTTGCATTTGAGTGCCAAAGGCACGGTAGGTGATAGCCTCGGACTTCCGTCCGGGGTTAGGGTTCCACTTGAAACCAAAAGTCCTTTTGGGACTCTCCGATCATCGCTTGACGCAAAGCCCGGACTCACGTTCGGGGCGATTGCCTATCATCGCTTCGCGACTATCAAAAAGCACTGCTTCAAAAAGGCACTGCTTCAAAAAGGCACTGCTATCAAAACCTTCGTTTTCGTCGATGAAAAGCAGAGATGGATTCGTTGGACGCCAGTTGTTTTTTAATCAATTTTGTTTTGCGGACAATGCCTAGCCACTCTTTTCGACCAAGTCTGATTCTATCGTCCATTCACGTTTGGTACAGGCATAATAGTCGGCCGGCTTGGCTTCGCCGCCTTCCGCGACCGTTTTCTTTTCACCTTCGACCGCCTTGAAAATCGCATCGATATAGCGATGAATGGAATGATCAGCAAAATGATCGATTTTCCAGCGGCGAAGTCCGCCTAAAAAACCACGTAGCCGATCGCGGCGTTTCATAATCATGCCGAGTTTTCGCACGCGTCCGTTGCGGTCCATATAGATTTCGCTGCCACAATGTCGATACCCCAAAAAGAACGGTGGCACTCGAGTGACGATGTCGTTGTTATTGACGAAACGGAAATGCTCCAACTTGACGTAGTTGACGTAACGGTTGTTGCCCACGCGAGGGCTACCGTAGGTGTAAAGCTGCTCGGGATTCGAATCGATATGTGACAAGAAACAGCGTCCGCTGCAGATCGTTGCCATCGCCGCTCCGAGCGAATGCCCACAAAACCAAAGTGGTTGTTCATTGCTCATCAATGCTGTTTCGAGCATCGGCCATAGATCGTCGACTTCTTGTTTGAAGCCTCGATGAACTTTACCGATCGTTTCGGCAATCACACTGGTCGCATTGGCATCCGCTTGAATATCGTTCCACTCGTTCGGCTCGGTGCCTCGACAGGCGATGATGCAATCGAATTGGTTTCGAAATCGAAAAGCTTGCGAGCCATCGTGGTTATAAAATGTGACGTCATCGAATCCGGCTAACGTGGCAGCCCGCCTCGCTTCGTCTTCATCGTTGTAAGAAATCATCGATAGCTCCGCAAACAGAAGTGCGCGTTCAAGGAATGTCAAATCCTTGATTGGCCCTTTGACGTTTGAATGGACGACAAAGGGCACTTCCGCCGGATCGGCAACGATTCGGCTCGCCAGTTCATTTACAGCACCTTCACTCATCGCTTTGCATCTCCACTCATCGAGATAGACTCACTTGTCGAATTTGAAACTCCATCGGTAACGGGCAAACGTTCACCAATTTTGGGGTGTCCTCCGTCGACATCAATTTGTAACGTCAAGTGGCGGCGCCAATTTTCGTCGTCACACTTGGGATAATCGCTGCGGAAATGGACGCCCCTTGATTCCGTTCTTGCCAATGCGGCACGGACAATGCAAGATGCGACAACCAACAAATTCTGTAATTCCCAGCCTTCGACTTGGTTGAATTGTCGTGGCATCACGTAGGCCGCAAACGAACGAATCGAATCGGCTGCTTCGCGTAGTTCAGGCGCGTTCCGTTCAACGCCCGCTAAACGCCCCATCAAACTTTTGAGCGACACGCGGACGTCGGCGATATCGAACGATTCCCCCGAAGGATGCACGGATTGTTGAATCGGCAACGCCTCCATTTTCGAAGCTCCCTCTGCAGCCGCTCGTGTCGCAGCTTCGCCCGCATGCGCCCCATAGACGAGGCCTTCGAGCAAACTGTTGCTGGCCAACCGGTTCGCTCCGTGCAGTCCGCTGCTAGTCGCTTCACCGGCAGCCCAAAGTCCCGGTAGACTGGTCCGCCCTTGGCGATCCACGGTCACCCCACCGACCATGTAATGAGCACCGGGGCGAACGGGAATTCGGTCGCTGGTGATGTCCAAACCGAACTTGTCGCAGACGTCCGCGATCCCGGGAAACCGCCGCATCACAATCGCTGGGTCAATGTGCGAAAGATCTAAGTAAACGCACGGGTGTTTGGTTACCGCCATCTGGCGGATGATCGATTGGCTGACGATATCACGGGGGGCCAATTCGGCTCGCGAATCGTATTCGGGCATAAACCGGTTCCCAGTCGCATCGATCAAATAGGCGCCTTCGCCACGGAGTGCTTCGGTGATCAGCGACCGAGACGAACCGGCGATGTAGAGTACGGTCGGATGGAATTGGAAAAATTCCATGTCGCGAAGCTCGACCCCTGCGCGGTAGGCTATCGCCAAACCGTCGCCGGTGGCCACGGGAGGATTGGTCGATTCGCGGTAAACCTGCCCCGCTCCTCCTGTGCAAAGGATTGTCTCTTTGGCCCATACCAATTGCGGACGGTTATTGGCGTCGACAATTACGGCTCCCCGACAACGGCCTTCGTAGGTCAGTAGATCGACGGTGAAGGCATTGTCCCAAATTTCGACATTCGGTAATTCTCTCGTCCGTTTGATGACCGCCCGCATGATCTCTTGCCCCGTTGCGTCGCCACGGGCATGTAAAATTCGTTCACGGCTATGGCCGCCTTCGCGTCCGAGCGCCAAGCTGCCGTTGAACTGGTCAAACTCCGTGCCCCACTCGATCAACTCCTCGATCCGCCGTGGGCCTTCGCGGATGACCATATCGACCGTGTCGGGATCACAAAGATTCCCGCCCGCGACCAGAGTATCTCGCACGTGATCTTCGAACCGATCTTCGGGGGCGATCACGCCCGCGATACCACCTTGGGCGTAATTACTATTCGATTCACGCAGTCTATCCTTGGTCACAACGAGAACGGATTGATTCGATTCAACCGCATTGGCCGCTCGAAGTCCTGCCAATCCACCACCTATCACCAAAACATCGGTAAATCGGTGAGAAGCTCGGCGTGAATCGAAGGGCAAAAGGTAGCGAGGAGTCATAATGACGAAAAACTCAAAAAAAAATGTTAACGGGGACGAGCTGGAGGGCGTGTTGAACGGGGGATAGGGAATACTTTGCTAGGGATAAGAATGAGGGTTGCCGGTAGTGGATTTTGTCAAAGATCCCCATGCGGAAGGATCTTGAACAAGATCCACTACCCTAGGATTTGAATCGGACAAGGCTCCCGCGTATCGACATACCCTTGTTATAGCGGATACCCTACCGGTAGATGACCACACCGACTTCCTGCTTTCTCCTAAATTTGCTTAAAACTTGATGTCCGATCCACCATCCTGTGTTGCGAAAACGTCTGAGCACGAGACATCGAATGCGGCTGCAGCAATGGATCTGGCATTGACGACGATCCAACCTGGCGGGGGGATCGTGATGTCGATTGAATTGGCATGGGGCGGCATAAGACGCTGGTATTTGCGAAAATTTCGTCCTGGTTATGTCCAACGCATGCTGCAAACTCGACAAGGACACAAAGGATCATTGCCGTTCGACCCCGTCGATCCTCGAGACATCAAGTACTACCGCAACCAAGACACCTATTGGTGGGCCGATGCAGATGACCCGTTCCAGTGGCGTGAATCGTTGCCGTTTGTTCGTGTTGGTTTAGCGGAACTCCTTCTGTTGACAAGTTTTTTCGTATTGCTGGCGTTTCTATCGGTATTTATTTGGTGGCCGTTGAGCTTGCCGGCTCTGATGGTCGCCGCTTTGGTGGTTTATTTTTTTCGTGACCCCAAACGTCAAATCCCCGCCCTCCCAGGAACGATCGTCTCCCCCGCCGACGGCCGTCTCGTGCAAATGGAGGCGATTGAGGACCCCGAATTGGGGAAATGTATCCAAGTTGGGATTTTTCTTTCCATTTTCAACGTTCATGCCAACCGTGTTTCCCTTCCAGGACGCGTGATTTCGATCCGTTATCACCCCGGAAAATTCCTCAATGCTCTGCGACCTGAATCAGCCCGAGAAAATGAGAATTTAGACGTCACGCTCGAAGCCACCGAATCGGCCGCCGATCCCGCTGGCGAACCGTCACCTGTAACCCGCAAGTACCGGATTCGACAAATAACCGGACAATTTGCACGACGAATTGTGTGCTGGGTTCGACCAGGAGACGTTTTATTGCGCGGTGAAATGTATGGAATGATTAAACTAGGGTCTCGAACCGAGTTGGTTCTGCCTGACGATGGAAATTTAGATATCACCGCCAAGATCGGCGACAAGCTCAAAGCCGGCAGCAGCGTGATTGGTCAATACAAGTAAATCAGCCGCGATAAAACATGAGCGAATTGAAAAAAACGCTATTTGGAAACCAGCCAATGTCCCATCACGACGACCAAGACCATTTGGAGAATGGAGACTTTGTGGAGGAGGATACGATCGAAGATTCCGATGGCTTCGATCAAGCTGAACTTGAGCCCAATGAAATAGAAGAATCGCGTGTTCGTCGAAAGTTGGGGTCGCGACTTCGTAGGCGGCGAAAAGGCAAACGTTCCAAGCGGCGAATCAACCTTGCGTTTTTGCCCACCATCTTGACACTCGGAAATGCCGTTTGCGGGTTAGCAGCAATCTCCGTCGCCGTTAGCGTGAATTTGCCCTGGGCCGACGAGACGAAATTGTTTGTTGCGGGCGTATTGATCTTTGCGGGCATGGTCTTTGACGCGCTCGATGGTTCCGCAGCCCGGATGACAGGCCAAGAAAGCCGCTTCGGTGCCGAACTAGACAGTCTCTGCGATGTGATCACGTTCGGGGTGGCTCCCGCGGTTATCGTTTGGCGACTCAGTGATGTCTTTCCTCAAAAGCTAAGCTGGGCAATCGGCGTTCTGTTTACGCTGTGCGTCCTCATCCGACTAGCTCGGTTCAATGTCGAAACCGATGACGACGATGCACACGATGGCTTCGACGGACTTCCAAGCCCAGCTGCTGCGGGTACGATTGCCGCATTTGCAATCGCCTTGCCCGATGTCGCTGCCATTGCAACAGACCCTTACTACCCTGAATTCCTCCGTTCGATTGCCCGCTTTGCTCTCGATTCGTCACATTACGTCGTTCCCGCGTTAGCAGTTTGCCTAGCCTACTTGATGACTTCAAGATTCCAGTACGTTCATATCTTCCAACAGGTTATCCGAGGTCGATGGACAACCCACCAATTCGGAAAAGCATTGTTTACGATCGTGATCGGATTCCTGCTGCACTGGGTCGCGCTACCCATCGGATTCTGCTACTACGCTTTCGCTCCGCCAATCAGACAACTGTTTCGACGAAACGAACCAGTGACAAATGACAAATGAACTCGAAGCACATTTGATGACGGACCCAGTTTGATGACGGACCCAGTTTGATGGCGGACCAAGTTTGATGGCGTTCTGGTTG is a genomic window containing:
- a CDS encoding phosphatidylserine decarboxylase, whose translation is MSDPPSCVAKTSEHETSNAAAAMDLALTTIQPGGGIVMSIELAWGGIRRWYLRKFRPGYVQRMLQTRQGHKGSLPFDPVDPRDIKYYRNQDTYWWADADDPFQWRESLPFVRVGLAELLLLTSFFVLLAFLSVFIWWPLSLPALMVAALVVYFFRDPKRQIPALPGTIVSPADGRLVQMEAIEDPELGKCIQVGIFLSIFNVHANRVSLPGRVISIRYHPGKFLNALRPESARENENLDVTLEATESAADPAGEPSPVTRKYRIRQITGQFARRIVCWVRPGDVLLRGEMYGMIKLGSRTELVLPDDGNLDITAKIGDKLKAGSSVIGQYK
- a CDS encoding AAA family ATPase produces the protein MQVSKLNENENPAGISHDSHGDLGDGYVDVDGVRLKLSHPYEAPGQWIGQREILMQLLACWITIDDSDLPLTPRLTGPPGVGKTQLAIAAAQAQKRPLFIYQCTADTRPEDLLVTPVLSQNGTIAYHASPLVTAMLLGGVCVLDEGNRMNEKSWASLAPLLDGRRYVESIVAGITIHAAKEFRSAVTMNQDESTFEIPDYIMSRLQPTLAVGFPNKQDEMAILQYHLPFAKAEMLAMTVEFLQHSHELKLDFSPRDGINLLRFAIKRMMQDKNHPVASDTAWQEALEKCLGKEAIDLESLAERHRRTLGGDSVPLGLADLFFDSDDPMHPDREDDDDDEDILF
- the pssA gene encoding CDP-diacylglycerol--serine O-phosphatidyltransferase, producing the protein MSHHDDQDHLENGDFVEEDTIEDSDGFDQAELEPNEIEESRVRRKLGSRLRRRRKGKRSKRRINLAFLPTILTLGNAVCGLAAISVAVSVNLPWADETKLFVAGVLIFAGMVFDALDGSAARMTGQESRFGAELDSLCDVITFGVAPAVIVWRLSDVFPQKLSWAIGVLFTLCVLIRLARFNVETDDDDAHDGFDGLPSPAAAGTIAAFAIALPDVAAIATDPYYPEFLRSIARFALDSSHYVVPALAVCLAYLMTSRFQYVHIFQQVIRGRWTTHQFGKALFTIVIGFLLHWVALPIGFCYYAFAPPIRQLFRRNEPVTNDK
- the nadB gene encoding L-aspartate oxidase translates to MMTPRYLLPFDSRRASHRFTDVLVIGGGLAGLRAANAVESNQSVLVVTKDRLRESNSNYAQGGIAGVIAPEDRFEDHVRDTLVAGGNLCDPDTVDMVIREGPRRIEELIEWGTEFDQFNGSLALGREGGHSRERILHARGDATGQEIMRAVIKRTRELPNVEIWDNAFTVDLLTYEGRCRGAVIVDANNRPQLVWAKETILCTGGAGQVYRESTNPPVATGDGLAIAYRAGVELRDMEFFQFHPTVLYIAGSSRSLITEALRGEGAYLIDATGNRFMPEYDSRAELAPRDIVSQSIIRQMAVTKHPCVYLDLSHIDPAIVMRRFPGIADVCDKFGLDITSDRIPVRPGAHYMVGGVTVDRQGRTSLPGLWAAGEATSSGLHGANRLASNSLLEGLVYGAHAGEAATRAAAEGASKMEALPIQQSVHPSGESFDIADVRVSLKSLMGRLAGVERNAPELREAADSIRSFAAYVMPRQFNQVEGWELQNLLVVASCIVRAALARTESRGVHFRSDYPKCDDENWRRHLTLQIDVDGGHPKIGERLPVTDGVSNSTSESISMSGDAKR
- a CDS encoding lipase family protein; the encoded protein is MSEGAVNELASRIVADPAEVPFVVHSNVKGPIKDLTFLERALLFAELSMISYNDEDEARRAATLAGFDDVTFYNHDGSQAFRFRNQFDCIIACRGTEPNEWNDIQADANATSVIAETIGKVHRGFKQEVDDLWPMLETALMSNEQPLWFCGHSLGAAMATICSGRCFLSHIDSNPEQLYTYGSPRVGNNRYVNYVKLEHFRFVNNNDIVTRVPPFFLGYRHCGSEIYMDRNGRVRKLGMIMKRRDRLRGFLGGLRRWKIDHFADHSIHRYIDAIFKAVEGEKKTVAEGGEAKPADYYACTKREWTIESDLVEKSG